Part of the Paenibacillus sp. FSL R7-0273 genome is shown below.
AAGTCTTAGGGAAATGACACGCATTTTCCGGCCCAAAGATCCCAAGAAATTTGTAAAGGAGTACGTCCGGAAATATCGGATCACAGGAGGCTATGAAGAAGAGCTGACTATGGTCGTGGAACATGAGATGGGCAGGATTAACTCATCTGTCTCCTGATCTGCACAGGATAGTGTTCTTAATTGATGACATGTAATCTGCAACCACATCCATGAGGATTCTCATAAACCGTGCCCGGCTGAACGATGCTGCTGGATACGGTTTTTTTTGCTTACTTTTGCCGGAAATATTGTACATAATCTTGCCGGATAGTCAAGTGGCGTAGTTTAGCCTGTCGCAATATGTATGCGCTTACCAAGTAGTATACTCTATTTCTGCAAAATTTGTAAGCGCTATTAAAGCTGATAATGACAAGCTTTTTTGCTATAAAAAAAGTATTTGTGAACTTGCTGTGAACGATTGACAAAACACCCCCTCAAACTTATATTAATAGTGATTGTTATAATTGACAGGAAAATCCTCTGATCTACGAAAACAGGAGAAGCGGGGTTGATCAATGATGAAAACGTGGCAGGCCGGAAAGCGGCTTCTTCCTATGACTGCAGCGCTTGGACTCATTCTGGCCGGCTGCGGACGGGAGGACCTGTCGGTGCTCAGACCGCAGGGACCTGCAGCCGAAAGCTCATTTGATCTGATGAAGCTGGCGATTACGATTATGGTTGCCGTACTGCTGGTCGTTTTTACGATTGCCGCCTATGTGCTTATCCGTTTCCGCCGGAAGCCCGGGCAGCGTGAAGTGCCTGAGCAGGTGGAGGGTAACTTCAAGCTCGAGGTCATCTGGACGGTCATCCCCCTGATTCTGGTGGTCATTCTTGCTGTGCCTACCGTCAAGGCGGTGTTTGCCGCTGGCAATGATCATGCGGACGATCCGGATGCCGTCAAAGTAAAGGTTACCGGCCACCAGTACTGGTGGGAATTCGAGTATACCGATTACGGCGTGAAGACGGCGCAGGATCTGGTAATCCCCGCGGGCAAGGACATTGCCTTTGAACTGAGGACAGCGGATGTGCTGCATTCCTTCTGGGTTCCTTCCTTATCCGGCAAAATAGACACCAACCCTGACGGTACAGTGAACCGCTTCAGCTTCAGTGCGCCAAATGAAGGCGTTTACCGGGGCAAATGTGCCGAGCTGTGCGGGCCTTCCCACGGCTTCATGGAATTCAAGGTGAAATCGGTTAGTGAGGCGGAATTTGAGCAGTGGCTTGCTTCGATGAAGGCTCCTGCTGTGCTGCCGGAGGATCCGCAGCTTGCCGAGACCTTCCGGTCGGCCTGCCTGCGCTGCCATGCCGTCGGCGACCAGGGGCTCGCGGTCGGACCCGATCTGACGGGATTCGGCTCCCGGGAATCGGTCGCAGGCATTCTGCTGAACGATGATACAGGTGCAGACGGGGCTCCTATTCTCGAGAATCTGCAGACCTGGCTGCATGACCCGGAAAGCGTCAAGCCGGGCAATACCATGCCTGATCCCAAGGCGGACCTGGGCTTAACGGATGAAGAGATCGACGGCATCGCTGAATATCTGTCCGGCTTAACACTGGAATAGAGCGGGAAAGTGAATAGAGGAAGCAGCACATTGAAAAGGGGGTACGAACCTTGGCTCAAACCGCGCAATCCCTGAATCCCGCCCGGCCGCCGCAGGCTGGTCACAGTGTCAGACGCCATACCGGGCTGATGGACTGGATTACCACCGTCGATCACAAAAAAATAGCCATCCTCTACCTGTGGGCCGGAGGCTTCTTTTTCGGCATCGGCGGGCTTGAGGCCATTCTGATCCGCATTCAGCTGATCAAGCCGATGAACACGTTTCTGGACGCCCAGACGTTTAATGAACTGATTACGATGCATGGGACCACCATGATTTTTCTCGGAGTCATGCCGGTTATTTTTGCACTGATGAATGCCATCATTCCGCTGCAGATCGGCGCGCGCGACGTGGCGTTTCCTTTTCTCAATGCGCTCGGCTTCTGGACCTTTCTGTTCGGCGGCCTCCTGCTCAACCTCAGCTGGGTTATGGGCGGTGCACCCGATGCCGGCTGGACAGCCTACACACCGCTATCCAGTACAACCTACAGCGCTACCCACGGAGTAGACTTCTATACCATAGGCCTGCAGATTGCCGGACTCGGCACGCTGATCGGGGGAATCAATTTTCTGGCGACGATCATTACGATGCGTGCACCCGGGATGTCTTACATGCGCATGCCGATGTTCGCCTGGGCCACCTTTATCACCTCCGCAATTATTCTGTTCGCTTTTCCCGCTATTACTGTAGGGCTTGTTCTTCTCACCTTTGACCGGATTCTCGGAGCAAACTTCTTCAATCCTGAGACGGGCGGCAATCCGGTGCTCTGGCAGCATATTTTCTGGATTTTCGGCCATCCCGAGGTGTATATTCTCATTCTGCCGGCCTTCGGCATCATTTCCGAGGTCATTCCAACCTTTTCACGCAAAAGATTATTCGGCTACAGCTCGATGGTGTTCGCCACGCTGCTCATTGCCTTTCTCGGCTTCATGGTCTGGGCGCATCACATGTTCACAACGGGCCTCGGTCCGGTAGCGAATGCGCTGTTCTCTGTGTCCACGATGCTGATTGCCGTTCCGACCGGGATCAAAATCTTCAACTGGCTGTTTACGATGTGGGGCGGACAAGTGCGCTTTACTACGCCTAACCTTTTCGCTGTGGGCTTTATTCCAACCTTCACGATGGGCGGGGTGACCGGGGTTATGCTCGCTTCGGCTCCGGCAGACTTCCAGTTTCATGACACCTATTTTGTCGTAGCCCATTTCCATTATGTTATCGTTGGCGGTCTGGTGCTGGGATTGTTTGCCGGCCTGCATTACTGGTGGCCCAAAATGTTCGGGCGGATGCTAAGTGAAACACTGGGCAAATGGACCTTCTGGACCTTTATTATCGGCTTCCATCTGACCTTTTTCGTCCAGCATTTCCTTGGGTTAATGGGGATGCAGCGCCGTGTGTTTACGTACCTGCCGAACCAGCAGTTTGATACGCTGAACCTGGTCAGTACGGTCGGGGCCGGGCTGATGGGGGTGGGGATGCTGATTTTCCTGTGGAATATTTACATCACCTCCCGTAAGCCTGCTGATGCCGCAGATGATCCTTGGGAGGACGGGCGGACGCTGGAGTGGACCATTTCTTCGCCGCCGCCGGAATACAACTTCAAGCAGACGCCGCTGGTACGCGGAATAGATGCCTTCTGGAAGGAAAAGCTTGCCGGACACCAAGCCATGACCCCGTCCGAGCCGGTCGGCTCCATCCATATGCCTTCTGCGACCCTTCTGCCGTTCCTGATGTCGGTGGGTATTTTTATCGCCGGGCTTGGCTTCATGTTCAGCCGCGATACGTTCGGAAGTGACGTGCTGGGCTTCCTGTTCAACAACTATATCGTGACCGGGCTCGGGCTGGTTATTACCTTCGGATCGATGCTGCTGCGATCGCTGTTTGACGACCACGGCTGGCATATTGAGCCTGAAGAGCTGGAAGGAAGGTGAGCAGGGATGACGACCGTACATGCTGAAGCCGGAAAAAGCGCCCTCCCGCACGAGCCGGAAAAAGCGACGCTGGAGGGGAGGAACAAGGTGCTGGCCTTCTGGCTGTTCCTCGGCGGTGAGGCTGTGCTCTTCGGAACACTGTTCGCCACCTTTCTGGCGCTGCGCAACTCGACGAACGACGGCCCGTCTGCGGCTGAGCTGTTCCACCTGCCGCTGGTGGCGGCAGCGACGTTTCTGCTGCTGGCCAGCAGTCTGACCAGCGTGTTCGCCATCCAGGCGATGCACCGGAACAAGCCGGCAGAGCTGCGTAACTGGCTGATTATTACCGTGGTGCTTGGTGCAGCTTTCCTTGGACTGGAGATCTACGAGTTCAGTGTTTATGTAAGGCATGAGGAGTTCGGGATGACTACGAGCGCCTTCAGCTCGGCTTTTTACACATTGGTCGGCTTCCACGGGGCACACGTTGCGTTCGGAATTGTGTGGATTGCCATACTGATCGGGCAGCTCGCCCGCAAGGGTCTGACTGTAGTCACAGCACCCAAAATTTACGTATCGGCCATGTACTGGCATTTCATCGATGTCGTGTGGGTGTTCATTTTCACTGTTGTATACCTGCTTGGAAAGGTGGGCTGAGCCATGGCGACGGAACAGCATCCGCAGGAGAGCGGCAGCGTGAAGCGCCGTCACCGGCCTGAGGGGCCGCAGCGGCATATTGTGGTGTTTATCTTCTCGGTGGCGCTGACGCTGATTGCCTTCGCGGCTGTGGCTGCCGGAGGAGTTAACGCCACCTTTGCTGTTATTCTGCTGCTGGTAATGGCTGTGCTGCAGGTGGTGCTGCAGATGGGCTTCTGGATGCATCTGAAGGACAAAGGGCATCTGCTGCCGGTTGTGTTCATGCTGGGCGGTTTTTTTATCGCCGGCACCTGCATTGTTATGGCGCTTTACTGGGTGTGGTGGGAATGATGTGAAGGAGCGGAGGCGGGCGGAAGCTGCTGCCTCTTTTTGCTGTGGTAAATCATACCGTATTCAGTTACTCACTGCCTGCCATTTTTAACCTAGCCGTCACTACGAGGCTCTATTTCAAATTCTAGTTCTAGTCCTGCCGGAGGGGGAGTGACTTATGCTTGGCTTGCAATATTTCAGCTTCGCCGACCTGTGGAGCCCTCTGCTGCTAGCGGCTGTTCTGCTGCTGGCTGCAGGTTATCTGGTGCTGGCCGGTCCGCTGACGCAGCGGTTTCCCGGCTCGGCGGAGGTCCCGCTCAGACAGAGAGTGCTGTTTCTTAGCGGATTGCTGGTGCTCTATCTGGCCCAGGGCGGCCCGGTCAGCCTGCTGGGGCATATCCTGTTCTCTTTTCACATGGTCAGTATGGCCCTCTCCTATCTGATCGCGGTGCCGCTGATGATGCTGGGCATTCCGGAGTGGTGCTGGCGCGCCCTGGTGAGGGTCAATCCGCTGCGGAGGTTATCCTTTCTGGCCCATCCGGTAGTAGCTGCACTGCTGTTCAACGGGCTGTTCTCGCTATATCACCTCCCGGTGATTCATGATTATGTGATGCTGCATTTTACAGTGCACCGGTTGTATTATGCCGCGCTCTTTGTGACGGCTGCGCTGATGTGGTGGACGCTGATTAATCCGCTGCCGGAGAGCCGGCGGGCCGGAGGACCCGTCAAAATCGGCTTCATTTTTCTCAATATGGTGCTGCTGACACCAGCCTGCGGGCTGATTATTTTTGCGGCTGAGCCGCTTTATGCGACTTACAGTGATCCGGCTGTATGGGCCCGGGCGATGGGCTATTGTGTATCCGGTGATCCGGCTGCACTGCTGCAGGCTTTTGGCGGCCCGGCTTTCTTTGGAGGGCTGTCGCCCAAGGCGGATCAGCAGGTCGGCGGGATCGTCATGAAGTTTATCCAGGAATTTATTTTTGCCTCGATGCTTGCTTATGTGTTCTATCATTGGTATAAAAAAGAGAACGGGCAAGACGATCCGGAACTTTCCGGACCATCCGGCGAGCTGGGGGATGGTGCGTTAACCCGGGTATAGCTGGTAAGCGCCGAGGAGGACAATCATGGATATCTTTACAGTGTTTCCAACGATCAGCACATCGTTCATCGTAATCAGTGCGGTGCTGGTGGCGATCGGCTGGAGACAGATCATCGTGGGCAAACGCGAAGCGCATAAGAAAACAATGTTCGCCGCCGCTGTAGCGGCTACCCTGTTTTTCATTGTGTACATGTCTAGAACAATATTTGTAGGTAATACATCCTGGGGCGGGCCGGATCACCTGTCGACGCTGTATCACGTCTTTCTGATCTTCCATATCGTGCTTGCTACGGTAGCCGCGGTGTTCGGAATTACCACACTGGTGTGGGGCTATCAGGCTAAATACGCGAAGCACCGCAAGCTGGGCAGAATCACGGCAGTCACCTGGTTCGTTACAGCTATCACAGGAGTTGCGGTATATGTGCTGCTGTACATATTTTATCCGG
Proteins encoded:
- the coxB gene encoding cytochrome c oxidase subunit II yields the protein MMKTWQAGKRLLPMTAALGLILAGCGREDLSVLRPQGPAAESSFDLMKLAITIMVAVLLVVFTIAAYVLIRFRRKPGQREVPEQVEGNFKLEVIWTVIPLILVVILAVPTVKAVFAAGNDHADDPDAVKVKVTGHQYWWEFEYTDYGVKTAQDLVIPAGKDIAFELRTADVLHSFWVPSLSGKIDTNPDGTVNRFSFSAPNEGVYRGKCAELCGPSHGFMEFKVKSVSEAEFEQWLASMKAPAVLPEDPQLAETFRSACLRCHAVGDQGLAVGPDLTGFGSRESVAGILLNDDTGADGAPILENLQTWLHDPESVKPGNTMPDPKADLGLTDEEIDGIAEYLSGLTLE
- the ctaD gene encoding cytochrome c oxidase subunit I, translating into MDWITTVDHKKIAILYLWAGGFFFGIGGLEAILIRIQLIKPMNTFLDAQTFNELITMHGTTMIFLGVMPVIFALMNAIIPLQIGARDVAFPFLNALGFWTFLFGGLLLNLSWVMGGAPDAGWTAYTPLSSTTYSATHGVDFYTIGLQIAGLGTLIGGINFLATIITMRAPGMSYMRMPMFAWATFITSAIILFAFPAITVGLVLLTFDRILGANFFNPETGGNPVLWQHIFWIFGHPEVYILILPAFGIISEVIPTFSRKRLFGYSSMVFATLLIAFLGFMVWAHHMFTTGLGPVANALFSVSTMLIAVPTGIKIFNWLFTMWGGQVRFTTPNLFAVGFIPTFTMGGVTGVMLASAPADFQFHDTYFVVAHFHYVIVGGLVLGLFAGLHYWWPKMFGRMLSETLGKWTFWTFIIGFHLTFFVQHFLGLMGMQRRVFTYLPNQQFDTLNLVSTVGAGLMGVGMLIFLWNIYITSRKPADAADDPWEDGRTLEWTISSPPPEYNFKQTPLVRGIDAFWKEKLAGHQAMTPSEPVGSIHMPSATLLPFLMSVGIFIAGLGFMFSRDTFGSDVLGFLFNNYIVTGLGLVITFGSMLLRSLFDDHGWHIEPEELEGR
- a CDS encoding cytochrome (ubi)quinol oxidase subunit III; the protein is MTTVHAEAGKSALPHEPEKATLEGRNKVLAFWLFLGGEAVLFGTLFATFLALRNSTNDGPSAAELFHLPLVAAATFLLLASSLTSVFAIQAMHRNKPAELRNWLIITVVLGAAFLGLEIYEFSVYVRHEEFGMTTSAFSSAFYTLVGFHGAHVAFGIVWIAILIGQLARKGLTVVTAPKIYVSAMYWHFIDVVWVFIFTVVYLLGKVG
- a CDS encoding cytochrome C oxidase subunit IV family protein, with amino-acid sequence MATEQHPQESGSVKRRHRPEGPQRHIVVFIFSVALTLIAFAAVAAGGVNATFAVILLLVMAVLQVVLQMGFWMHLKDKGHLLPVVFMLGGFFIAGTCIVMALYWVWWE
- the ctaG gene encoding cytochrome c oxidase assembly factor CtaG, which gives rise to MLGLQYFSFADLWSPLLLAAVLLLAAGYLVLAGPLTQRFPGSAEVPLRQRVLFLSGLLVLYLAQGGPVSLLGHILFSFHMVSMALSYLIAVPLMMLGIPEWCWRALVRVNPLRRLSFLAHPVVAALLFNGLFSLYHLPVIHDYVMLHFTVHRLYYAALFVTAALMWWTLINPLPESRRAGGPVKIGFIFLNMVLLTPACGLIIFAAEPLYATYSDPAVWARAMGYCVSGDPAALLQAFGGPAFFGGLSPKADQQVGGIVMKFIQEFIFASMLAYVFYHWYKKENGQDDPELSGPSGELGDGALTRV
- a CDS encoding DUF420 domain-containing protein, with amino-acid sequence MDIFTVFPTISTSFIVISAVLVAIGWRQIIVGKREAHKKTMFAAAVAATLFFIVYMSRTIFVGNTSWGGPDHLSTLYHVFLIFHIVLATVAAVFGITTLVWGYQAKYAKHRKLGRITAVTWFVTAITGVAVYVLLYIFYPGGHTKPVWDAIWGF